Genomic DNA from Mesorhizobium sp. 131-2-1:
GGTGCGGCGGCCAGTCTGAAGTGGTTCCGGACGGAAGGCTACGGCGAAGTCGCCGAGCCTAACCGTTTCACACTTTTCCTGGGATTGCCCTATGCAGTCGTCATCCGCGCTTCGCGGAACGATACGAGCTTGCGACGGTTCTCGTCCCACAGCGCCAGCTTGACACAGCGCAGGCTGTCGAGAAGCGTGACGCGGCCGATGTGGCGCAGCTCCGGATAATCCCGCAGCACTTCCGGCAAGCGATAGCACGGCACCTTGGCGGAGAGGTGGTGGACGTGGTGGACGCCGATATTGCCGGTGAACCAGTTCAGCACCGGCGGCAGGTCGTAGTAGGACGAACCATGCAGCGCGGCGTGCTGGAATTCCCATTCGGAATCCTTCGCCCATTCGGTCTCCTCGAACTGGTGCTGGACATAGAACAGCCAGACGCCTGCCGAGCCGGCGAGGATGACGATCGGCAGATGGACGACCAGGAAGGCGCCGGGGCCGACACACCAGATCAGCGTTGCCGCGGCGAGCGTGATGCCAAGATTGGTCGCCATGGACGATACCCAGGGCGTGAGGCCGCCGCGCATCATGCCGACCGGCAGCCTCTGCTCGAAGATGAAGAGCCATATCGGACCAAGGCCGAACATCACCAGCGGATGGCGATAGAGCCGGTAAGCGAGGCGGCCGCGCCAGGATAGCTGCCGATACTCGGCGACGGTCAGCGTCCTGATGTCGCCCATGCCGCGCTCGTCGAGATTGCCGGCGCTGGCGTGATGGGTGGCGTGGGCGCGCCGCCAGCAATCATAAGGCGTCAGCGTGAGCACGCCGAGGACG
This window encodes:
- a CDS encoding fatty acid desaturase, whose amino-acid sequence is MNMISPETAANSKRAWLKILARYKKPDRRRSAIELAITLIPFVTLWALSSAAYSYGHWWGLILIVPAAGFLVRIFMIQHDCGHGSFFANRYADDWIGRVLGVLTLTPYDCWRRAHATHHASAGNLDERGMGDIRTLTVAEYRQLSWRGRLAYRLYRHPLVMFGLGPIWLFIFEQRLPVGMMRGGLTPWVSSMATNLGITLAAATLIWCVGPGAFLVVHLPIVILAGSAGVWLFYVQHQFEETEWAKDSEWEFQHAALHGSSYYDLPPVLNWFTGNIGVHHVHHLSAKVPCYRLPEVLRDYPELRHIGRVTLLDSLRCVKLALWDENRRKLVSFREARMTTA